A genomic region of Methanosarcina thermophila TM-1 contains the following coding sequences:
- a CDS encoding heavy-metal-associated domain-containing protein, translated as MTQETLKIEGIECNHCILRVGRTIASVQGVTVVDVNPKTKEAVVEFEETRTDLEEIKAAVREAGYEPL; from the coding sequence CTGACACAGGAGACCTTAAAAATTGAGGGGATAGAGTGTAATCACTGCATCTTAAGGGTTGGGAGAACTATTGCTTCCGTCCAGGGTGTAACTGTGGTTGATGTAAATCCGAAAACAAAAGAAGCTGTTGTGGAATTCGAGGAGACCAGAACCGACCTGGAAGAAATCAAGGCTGCCGTGCGGGAAGCAGGGTACGAGCCTTTATAA
- a CDS encoding symporter small accessory protein, whose translation MLGINDPFIWLGYLASILSALLCLVYGAYHWRGGDEEQMVKSSAKKVATQDQ comes from the coding sequence ATGCTCGGAATAAATGATCCATTTATCTGGCTTGGGTATCTTGCCAGTATATTAAGTGCACTCTTGTGCCTGGTTTATGGAGCCTACCACTGGAGAGGCGGAGACGAGGAACAGATGGTAAAGAGCAGCGCTAAAAAGGTAGCGACCCAGGATCAATAA
- the argH gene encoding argininosuccinate lyase: MSNILRRGRLEAAQDEEILRYTSSMEADRWIFDADIVVDLAHTVMLREQGIINREDCSKILNGLLKIREEGMEKLDFNYEDIHISLESRLIDLVGEDVGGRMHSGRSRNDEVATCIRLVLREELIGLLEEIHELRQTLLTLAEKHTDTLMPGFTHLQHAQPTTLAHHLCAHEAALGRDFDRILGAYSRVNLCPLGAAAFASTGFNLNRRRTQELLGFAGLLENSMDAVSSRDFLIECSSSFTNLMINLSRMAEELVIWSSSEFNFIELDDMYASTSSIMPQKKNPDTVELMRGKTGVAVGALMSLITICKGLPLSYNRDLQEATPNIWRSVETVRASVRIMEGIIKTMKIRTEVLAAQSVTGFTTATELADTFVRETGIPFRTAHQIVGMLAREMEKPTLEKIDSVAEIVLGESLSSRGLTEKMVKEALNPVSNIKRRNIAGGPAPEEMQRYLSRRRTELELNRQEIATLRDVTDSAFENLLAVVNEYRKV; this comes from the coding sequence ATGAGCAATATTTTACGCAGAGGCAGGCTGGAAGCCGCCCAGGATGAAGAAATCTTACGCTACACATCCTCTATGGAAGCTGACAGGTGGATATTTGATGCTGATATAGTGGTGGATCTTGCCCACACGGTAATGCTGAGAGAGCAGGGCATTATAAACCGGGAAGACTGCAGCAAAATTCTTAACGGACTTTTGAAAATCAGGGAAGAAGGAATGGAAAAGCTCGATTTCAACTATGAAGACATTCATATATCTCTTGAGTCGAGACTCATCGATCTGGTCGGGGAAGATGTAGGAGGCAGGATGCACTCGGGACGTTCAAGAAATGATGAGGTTGCAACCTGTATCAGACTCGTGCTAAGGGAGGAACTGATAGGGTTGCTTGAAGAAATCCATGAGCTGAGGCAAACCCTTCTAACCCTTGCAGAAAAACATACTGATACGCTCATGCCTGGTTTCACTCACCTGCAGCATGCCCAGCCGACAACACTTGCCCATCACCTCTGCGCCCACGAAGCTGCTCTTGGCAGAGATTTCGACAGAATTCTGGGCGCTTATTCAAGAGTAAATCTCTGCCCGCTTGGGGCTGCAGCTTTTGCTTCCACTGGTTTTAACCTGAACAGGAGAAGAACCCAGGAACTCCTGGGCTTTGCAGGTCTGCTTGAGAACTCAATGGATGCGGTCAGCAGCCGTGACTTTCTTATTGAATGCTCCTCGAGCTTTACAAATCTCATGATAAACCTGAGCCGCATGGCAGAAGAGCTTGTAATCTGGTCCTCTTCCGAATTTAATTTCATAGAACTGGACGATATGTACGCTTCTACCTCCTCGATTATGCCGCAGAAGAAAAACCCGGATACCGTCGAACTTATGCGCGGGAAAACAGGAGTAGCCGTGGGAGCACTTATGTCCCTGATTACGATCTGCAAGGGGCTTCCCCTGAGTTATAACCGTGACCTGCAGGAAGCAACCCCGAATATCTGGCGGTCCGTAGAAACGGTAAGGGCTTCAGTAAGGATAATGGAAGGAATAATAAAAACCATGAAAATCCGTACTGAAGTGCTCGCTGCCCAATCAGTCACAGGTTTTACGACAGCTACCGAACTTGCAGATACCTTTGTCCGGGAAACCGGAATTCCTTTCAGGACTGCTCACCAGATCGTAGGCATGCTTGCAAGAGAAATGGAAAAGCCCACTCTGGAAAAGATTGATTCTGTAGCCGAAATTGTGCTGGGTGAATCGCTTTCAAGCCGTGGGCTCACGGAAAAGATGGTAAAAGAAGCCCTTAATCCGGTATCAAACATAAAGCGAAGAAATATTGCTGGGGGACCTGCTCCCGAAGAGATGCAAAGGTATCTCTCAAGAAGGCGTACTGAACTCGAACTTAACAGGCAGGAAATTGCAACCCTGCGAGATGTCACAGATTCGGCTTTTGAGAACCTGCTTGCAGTTGTTAATGAGTACAGGAAAGTTTGA
- a CDS encoding class I SAM-dependent methyltransferase: protein MSFVSKYNRIAPIYELIDLPLELFFFRKWRKEALSNLSGKVLDVGVGTGRNLIYYPAGCRVIGIDKSEKMLRKAREKAKTMKNVTLYPMDAEQLDFPDNSFDYVVTTFVLCTIPDPVKALKEMKRVLKPSGELIALEHVHSSSPFFDLMEHLINPVLFFLLGDHTTRDTVRNIKKAGFTIKEEKSLAFRDVFRKIRAKP, encoded by the coding sequence ATGTCCTTTGTCTCAAAGTATAACCGAATCGCACCAATATATGAGCTGATAGACCTGCCTCTGGAGCTTTTCTTTTTCCGGAAATGGAGAAAAGAAGCTCTTTCAAACCTGAGCGGAAAAGTTCTGGATGTCGGGGTTGGCACGGGAAGAAACCTGATTTATTATCCAGCAGGCTGCCGGGTGATAGGAATTGATAAAAGCGAAAAAATGCTCAGGAAAGCCCGGGAAAAAGCGAAAACCATGAAAAACGTCACTCTTTATCCTATGGATGCCGAACAGCTTGATTTCCCGGACAACAGCTTCGATTACGTGGTAACGACTTTCGTGCTCTGCACAATCCCTGACCCTGTAAAAGCTCTTAAGGAAATGAAGCGCGTTCTAAAACCATCCGGGGAACTGATAGCACTTGAACACGTACACAGCAGTTCCCCTTTTTTTGATCTTATGGAACATTTGATTAATCCGGTTCTATTTTTCCTGCTTGGAGATCATACTACACGAGATACTGTGAGGAATATCAAAAAAGCCGGATTCACGATTAAGGAAGAGAAAAGCCTGGCTTTCAGGGATGTTTTCAGGAAGATTCGAGCAAAACCATAG
- a CDS encoding acyl-CoA dehydratase activase, with the protein MISAGIDSGSATTKAVLLNDVKIVASVVLPTTFDLLSAAENAYKKALADAGIDRNSVSGVYATGYGRNSIKFADKTISEITAHAMGAHYLYPDVSGIIDIGGQDSKVILVNDGKVTDFLMNDKCAAGTGKFLEYTAKALEVPLEELGPLALASEKPASITSMCTVFAESEVISLRARGFKKEDIAAGLIESIARRVATMARQIGLKQNLAFVGGVAKNAGIKVFLEKELGTSLYVPPEPQITGALGAALYGIS; encoded by the coding sequence ATGATCTCAGCAGGAATAGATTCAGGTTCAGCCACCACAAAAGCCGTCCTTCTTAACGACGTTAAGATAGTCGCCAGCGTGGTATTACCAACCACATTTGATTTGTTATCCGCTGCAGAAAATGCATATAAAAAAGCGCTTGCTGATGCAGGAATTGATAGAAATTCTGTGAGCGGAGTGTATGCGACCGGATATGGAAGGAATAGCATAAAATTTGCCGACAAAACCATAAGCGAAATTACTGCTCATGCAATGGGTGCTCACTATCTTTATCCTGATGTCAGCGGAATTATTGACATTGGAGGTCAGGATAGCAAGGTTATTCTGGTTAACGATGGCAAAGTGACCGATTTTTTAATGAACGACAAGTGCGCGGCTGGCACAGGTAAATTCTTAGAGTACACTGCAAAGGCTCTTGAGGTTCCTTTAGAGGAATTGGGGCCCCTTGCGCTAGCCTCAGAAAAACCCGCCAGTATAACAAGCATGTGTACTGTATTTGCCGAGTCCGAGGTTATATCTCTCCGAGCGAGAGGATTTAAAAAAGAGGATATTGCTGCCGGACTAATTGAAAGCATAGCTAGAAGAGTTGCTACCATGGCACGACAGATTGGATTAAAGCAGAACCTGGCTTTCGTAGGAGGTGTGGCAAAGAACGCCGGGATTAAGGTATTTCTGGAAAAAGAGCTGGGCACCTCACTCTATGTACCCCCTGAGCCGCAGATAACGGGAGCACTTGGGGCTGCACTTTACGGCATCAGTTAA
- the gatD gene encoding Glu-tRNA(Gln) amidotransferase subunit GatD produces MEFKQGDRVRIEKNGTVYEGRVMPSMEGYITIKMDNGYNAGFSTDRVKITLLEGNGESTNGGENSAKESRETGEEVTKPGKKLPKVAILSTGGTIASKVDYRTGAVTSQFTADDILAAIPELKEIADFKGRVISSILSENMDVGAWEKLASAVVEEIKDGADGIIITHGTDTMMYTAAALSFMIETPVPIVLVGSQRSADRPSSDSAMNAICAARVAVSDIAEVSVVMHGTTSDDYCEIHRGTKVRKMHTSRRDAFKSINSLPIGTVDYNTGEIKTFTNYIKRGERPLKFKPGMEPKCALVKFTPDADPDILDYYIRGGYRGLVLEGTGLGHVSTKWVPLIQKATDSKIPVVVTSQCLNGRVCDRVYNTGRDMLKAGAIEGEDTLPETALVKLMWVLGQTDEYNEAISMLRENLSGEITECCFK; encoded by the coding sequence ATGGAATTCAAACAGGGCGACAGGGTACGCATTGAAAAGAACGGCACTGTATATGAAGGCAGAGTAATGCCGTCTATGGAAGGATATATAACAATAAAAATGGACAACGGTTATAATGCCGGATTTTCCACAGACAGGGTAAAGATAACACTTCTGGAAGGTAATGGAGAAAGCACAAACGGAGGCGAAAACAGCGCGAAAGAATCCAGGGAGACGGGAGAGGAAGTCACAAAGCCTGGAAAAAAGCTTCCAAAGGTTGCTATCCTTTCCACAGGCGGAACTATTGCTAGCAAAGTCGACTATCGGACAGGCGCAGTAACATCACAGTTTACAGCTGATGATATTCTTGCAGCTATCCCTGAACTTAAAGAGATAGCCGATTTTAAAGGCAGGGTAATCTCAAGTATCCTCTCAGAGAATATGGATGTCGGAGCCTGGGAAAAACTTGCCAGCGCTGTCGTAGAAGAAATAAAAGACGGTGCTGATGGTATAATTATAACCCACGGGACAGACACCATGATGTACACGGCTGCTGCCCTCTCCTTCATGATCGAGACACCTGTACCCATTGTCCTAGTAGGTTCCCAGAGAAGTGCAGACCGTCCCAGCAGTGATAGTGCCATGAATGCAATCTGTGCAGCCCGTGTTGCAGTAAGCGATATTGCTGAGGTTTCGGTTGTCATGCACGGAACAACCTCGGACGATTACTGTGAGATCCACCGCGGAACCAAAGTCAGGAAAATGCATACTTCCCGCAGGGATGCTTTCAAGTCCATAAATTCCCTTCCTATAGGAACTGTGGATTATAATACAGGGGAAATAAAAACTTTCACTAATTATATAAAACGTGGAGAGAGACCTCTCAAATTTAAGCCAGGTATGGAGCCTAAATGTGCCCTTGTTAAATTTACACCGGATGCAGACCCTGATATTCTTGACTATTATATCAGAGGCGGATACAGAGGACTGGTTCTTGAAGGTACGGGTCTCGGGCACGTTTCTACTAAGTGGGTTCCCCTTATCCAGAAAGCCACGGATTCAAAGATACCTGTTGTAGTAACATCCCAGTGCCTTAATGGCAGAGTTTGTGACCGCGTTTATAATACAGGCCGTGATATGCTGAAAGCCGGTGCAATCGAAGGTGAAGATACCCTGCCCGAAACCGCCCTTGTTAAACTTATGTGGGTACTTGGACAGACCGATGAGTACAATGAAGCTATTAGCATGCTCAGGGAAAATCTCAGTGGAGAGATCACCGAGTGCTGTTTTAAGTAA
- a CDS encoding double-cubane-cluster-containing anaerobic reductase yields the protein MPDSTGKKAGKKIVGTLCLFVPDEIIFAAGADRVILCRGKNDTVAIAEQYLPRNICPLVKSSFGSIVNDGCSGVKSCSHFSLVDMIVAENTCDSKKKMYELLGNYIPTYVLDLPQRPDSPEAIKYFLGELNRFKGVMEQLTGNKVTDEQLKKEIKSLNETRQLLHRLYDLRKADPPLISDLDVLKIMQKQYFLSPEEFKKSLLMLINEAKHVKVNLPQKPRIMISGCPMAGGNTKVSEIIENRGGVIVVEESCTGTRSFWDLVDENKDPMTALAERYLKIPCSCMTPNDRRIDNILELAKDFKVDGVVYYTLQFCHGYNIEKYKVQQALKKTGIPMLSIETDYSSSDIEQIGLRVDAFMEMLS from the coding sequence TTGCCAGATAGCACAGGAAAAAAAGCCGGAAAGAAGATAGTTGGGACTTTATGCCTGTTTGTGCCTGATGAGATCATCTTTGCAGCAGGTGCTGACCGTGTTATTCTCTGTAGGGGTAAAAACGATACCGTAGCCATAGCAGAGCAGTATTTGCCAAGAAACATCTGTCCTCTTGTCAAATCTTCCTTTGGATCAATTGTTAATGACGGCTGCTCGGGTGTAAAATCCTGCTCTCATTTCAGCCTTGTAGATATGATCGTCGCTGAGAATACCTGTGATAGTAAAAAAAAGATGTATGAATTACTGGGAAATTATATCCCTACCTATGTACTCGATCTCCCGCAGAGACCTGATAGCCCGGAAGCTATAAAATATTTTTTGGGAGAGCTTAACAGATTCAAGGGCGTAATGGAACAGTTGACTGGTAATAAGGTCACTGATGAGCAGTTAAAAAAGGAAATAAAATCCCTGAACGAGACAAGACAGCTACTTCACAGGCTTTATGACCTGAGAAAAGCAGACCCTCCATTGATTAGTGACCTTGATGTCCTGAAGATAATGCAGAAACAGTACTTCCTCTCGCCTGAGGAATTTAAAAAATCTCTTCTCATGCTTATCAATGAAGCGAAACATGTTAAGGTGAATTTGCCACAAAAACCCAGAATAATGATATCCGGTTGTCCGATGGCTGGCGGCAACACAAAAGTGTCGGAAATAATAGAGAACAGGGGCGGCGTTATAGTTGTGGAGGAAAGCTGTACAGGCACAAGATCTTTCTGGGACCTGGTTGACGAAAACAAAGATCCGATGACTGCACTGGCTGAACGCTACCTCAAAATACCCTGCTCCTGTATGACGCCCAACGATAGACGTATAGATAATATTCTGGAGCTTGCAAAAGATTTTAAAGTCGATGGTGTGGTGTATTATACTCTGCAGTTCTGCCATGGCTATAACATCGAGAAGTATAAGGTACAGCAGGCGCTGAAGAAAACAGGGATACCAATGCTTTCTATCGAAACTGACTATAGCAGTTCGGATATTGAACAGATCGGACTTCGGGTAGACGCTTTTATGGAGATGCTTTCATGA
- a CDS encoding sodium:solute symporter family protein, which produces MAVSISVLLPFLIVYLGATFYVAYLGYRKNSKTEGYMLAGRQVHPAVMALSYGAAFISTSAIIGFGGVAASLGMGLLWLVFMNIFFGIFIAFVVFGPRTRRMGLNLGAITYPEFIGKRFQSKFIQAFSGLLIGIFMPLYASSVIIGAGRFLETTLGINYNIALIIFTVIIASYVIKGGLLSVMYVDAMQAVLMLFGMGFLLIYTYSMLGGVTEAHQALTDMAHLVPPALAAQGHRGWTSMPAFGSPIWWTMVSTIIMGVGIGVLAQPQLAVRFMTVKDDRSLKRAVAVGGPFLLMMVGVAYAIGALSNVYFYRTTGVIALQAVPDGNTDLIMPAFLNHAMPEMFVTLFMLCLLSAAMSTAAAQFHTMGTAIGYDVYQQSIMKGKSRATVHVTRIGIAFTILVAVILAYILPGSIIARATAMFMGLCTSAFLPLFIGALFWKRTTKAGAIASLVIGSLSSLFWLTFVHEKEAIPLGICQAIFGKETLLTGTWPLVDPILIATPLSLIALVVVSLMTPQFSPEFLKKVFRFRFEDEKEESSEKVTSGAADSIGV; this is translated from the coding sequence ATGGCAGTCAGTATTTCAGTTCTTCTCCCCTTTCTTATCGTATATCTTGGAGCCACTTTCTATGTCGCTTACCTTGGATACAGGAAGAATTCCAAGACCGAAGGGTATATGCTCGCCGGTCGGCAGGTGCATCCTGCAGTTATGGCGCTCTCCTACGGAGCTGCATTTATCAGCACCTCTGCAATTATAGGATTCGGTGGAGTAGCTGCGTCTCTAGGAATGGGACTCTTATGGCTCGTGTTTATGAACATCTTTTTTGGGATCTTCATCGCCTTCGTGGTTTTTGGGCCCCGAACCCGGCGCATGGGACTCAATCTGGGAGCTATAACCTATCCTGAGTTTATTGGAAAGCGTTTCCAGTCAAAGTTCATTCAGGCATTTTCCGGACTTCTGATCGGAATCTTCATGCCCCTCTACGCATCAAGCGTTATAATAGGAGCCGGAAGATTCCTTGAGACAACCCTTGGAATTAATTATAACATTGCTCTTATAATATTCACTGTTATCATTGCCTCTTATGTGATTAAAGGCGGACTGCTCTCAGTAATGTACGTGGATGCCATGCAGGCTGTCCTGATGTTGTTTGGAATGGGTTTCCTGCTTATTTACACTTACAGCATGCTTGGAGGAGTTACTGAAGCCCACCAAGCTCTTACAGATATGGCACACCTTGTACCTCCTGCCCTTGCAGCCCAGGGACACAGGGGCTGGACTTCAATGCCGGCTTTTGGCTCCCCTATCTGGTGGACAATGGTTTCCACAATTATAATGGGTGTGGGAATAGGAGTACTTGCACAGCCGCAGCTTGCAGTGAGGTTCATGACTGTAAAAGACGACCGCTCCCTGAAAAGAGCAGTTGCCGTGGGAGGTCCTTTCCTCCTTATGATGGTAGGAGTTGCATACGCTATAGGGGCACTTTCCAACGTATATTTCTACAGAACAACGGGCGTGATTGCGCTTCAGGCAGTTCCGGACGGGAATACCGATCTTATAATGCCTGCTTTCCTTAACCATGCAATGCCTGAAATGTTTGTTACGCTCTTTATGCTCTGCCTGCTTTCAGCCGCAATGTCTACAGCAGCAGCCCAGTTCCATACAATGGGCACGGCAATAGGGTACGATGTATACCAGCAGAGTATAATGAAAGGCAAATCCAGAGCAACAGTCCACGTTACAAGAATAGGAATTGCCTTTACCATTCTTGTAGCAGTAATTCTGGCATATATCCTTCCGGGAAGCATTATCGCCAGAGCGACTGCGATGTTCATGGGCTTATGCACGTCCGCTTTCCTGCCCCTGTTTATCGGAGCACTTTTCTGGAAGCGCACAACAAAAGCCGGAGCAATTGCAAGCCTGGTAATAGGGTCTTTAAGCAGCCTCTTCTGGCTGACTTTCGTGCATGAAAAAGAAGCAATACCTCTAGGAATCTGCCAGGCGATCTTCGGCAAGGAAACCTTACTTACAGGCACCTGGCCTCTTGTAGACCCGATCCTGATCGCAACTCCACTGTCCTTGATCGCCCTGGTTGTTGTAAGCCTTATGACACCCCAATTTTCACCCGAATTCCTGAAGAAAGTTTTCAGGTTCAGGTTTGAAGATGAGAAAGAAGAAAGCTCAGAAAAAGTAACAAGTGGTGCAGCAGATTCAATAGGCGTTTAA
- a CDS encoding ABC1 kinase family protein produces MLEKTKRYLEVTRVFLKYNLIPELYRDLHTNYISNPDCACAFDLEIRNTAVKLRQAFEELGPTFIKIGQTMSKRPDLVPQPYVIEMANLQDKVKPLPFEEMAESLDLACVCEYQTLAERNRKKTEEELKASRERKAKAFIEIFDSFDPEPIASGSIAQVYKGILKGKPVAVKILRPNLIDIINIDLSILDDFKPVMRKVLGLGGNFDIDAFLLEIREMLTREVDLRTEAINMRRFEDNFKNVKNVSVPKVYPDYCSANVLTMEYIHGTQIKDIINMPVPQSKKSEYTRTITRSYLKQVYIDGFYHADPHGGNMLVQENDTIAFIDFGAVGSIDKELQKHMLEFYYAIHNRDVEGATQGFLKIGGANARDVDIRRLRKDMDSLIANQNYGLEGRQSDNYAKLGLKYNIRLPGEFSTLQRAILLIEGVCLELDPRYNIKTIAIPVLMEAYKKLNEPKGHAIHIEFSTEPVDEKAEIRATIREVADKLEEMGDRFLSLKQEESRKTVFSKELYLAVLLIISAYILLNGGTFSWVGLAGIGASILIVLVATIRGD; encoded by the coding sequence ATGCTGGAAAAAACAAAGCGGTACCTTGAGGTTACCAGAGTTTTTTTAAAGTACAATCTTATTCCTGAACTTTACCGGGATTTGCACACCAATTACATTTCGAATCCCGATTGTGCCTGTGCTTTTGATCTCGAGATCAGAAATACGGCTGTAAAGCTCAGACAGGCTTTCGAAGAGCTTGGGCCGACTTTCATCAAAATTGGACAGACAATGAGCAAGCGACCTGATCTTGTTCCACAGCCTTATGTCATAGAAATGGCAAACCTTCAGGACAAGGTTAAGCCGCTACCTTTTGAAGAGATGGCTGAATCTCTTGATCTTGCCTGTGTTTGTGAATACCAGACGCTTGCGGAGCGAAATCGGAAAAAGACGGAAGAGGAGCTTAAGGCTTCACGGGAAAGAAAAGCAAAAGCTTTTATTGAAATCTTTGACAGCTTTGACCCGGAACCGATTGCTAGCGGCTCGATTGCGCAGGTCTACAAAGGGATTTTGAAAGGCAAACCGGTTGCCGTCAAGATTCTCCGCCCAAACCTCATTGACATTATAAACATCGACCTCTCTATTCTGGATGATTTCAAGCCTGTAATGCGAAAGGTGCTTGGATTGGGGGGCAATTTCGATATTGATGCCTTCTTACTGGAGATTCGGGAGATGCTTACCCGCGAGGTCGACCTGAGAACTGAAGCCATTAATATGCGGCGTTTTGAAGACAATTTCAAGAACGTGAAAAATGTATCTGTACCCAAAGTTTATCCGGATTATTGTTCAGCCAATGTCCTTACAATGGAATACATCCACGGAACCCAGATTAAAGACATAATTAATATGCCTGTGCCTCAAAGCAAGAAATCGGAATATACACGTACCATTACCAGAAGTTACCTAAAGCAGGTCTATATCGACGGCTTTTACCATGCTGACCCTCATGGGGGCAATATGCTGGTTCAGGAAAACGATACCATAGCTTTTATCGATTTCGGGGCTGTGGGCAGTATTGATAAAGAGCTTCAGAAGCACATGCTGGAGTTTTACTATGCCATCCACAACAGGGACGTGGAAGGGGCAACCCAGGGTTTCCTGAAAATTGGGGGTGCGAATGCACGGGATGTTGACATCCGCAGGCTCAGGAAAGATATGGACAGCCTGATTGCAAACCAGAACTATGGGCTTGAAGGCAGACAAAGCGACAATTACGCAAAACTCGGTCTGAAATATAATATCCGGCTGCCCGGGGAATTTTCAACCCTGCAGAGAGCGATCCTGCTTATAGAAGGGGTCTGTCTGGAACTGGATCCGAGATACAATATTAAAACTATTGCAATTCCTGTTCTCATGGAAGCTTATAAAAAGCTTAATGAGCCGAAAGGGCATGCTATCCACATCGAATTTTCCACTGAACCTGTGGACGAAAAGGCTGAAATAAGGGCAACAATTCGGGAAGTTGCCGATAAATTGGAAGAAATGGGGGATAGATTCCTTTCTTTAAAGCAGGAAGAAAGCAGGAAAACGGTTTTTTCGAAAGAACTCTACCTTGCTGTCCTGCTTATTATCTCAGCGTATATCCTGTTAAATGGTGGTACTTTTTCCTGGGTTGGGTTGGCTGGAATCGGAGCATCTATCTTGATAGTCCTTGTTGCTACAATTCGGGGAGATTGA
- a CDS encoding nucleoside recognition domain-containing protein, with amino-acid sequence MLLDAFVDSVEYLLKTGPSIILGVILAELLVSLGWFYKFDFLVSPITNYAHLRKECGVGFLTAFASTSSANASLKSMYDGGMIKEDELVIAAVLNSFPAIVMHWRTLIPILVPLLGTTGIIYVGLITLVGFVKTLIVLIAGHFLLKGEKVYFDEFEKKEAPELKIAFKESLKTSKKTITRIFKVMVPVTILVFILTDLGVFDSLGSFLKPISEYLPVPVEGLPVIAALFASHLAAYTLAASLMEQGILSGIEVIIVLLVGNIITSLGTLRIYIPHYVGIFGPKIGMKTILISQVLRLLVLIGITGIVIMIY; translated from the coding sequence ATGTTACTGGACGCCTTTGTGGACTCGGTTGAGTATCTTTTAAAAACGGGTCCCTCAATAATCCTGGGGGTTATCCTTGCAGAACTTCTTGTAAGCCTAGGCTGGTTCTATAAATTTGATTTTCTGGTAAGCCCGATCACAAACTACGCCCATCTCAGAAAAGAATGCGGTGTGGGCTTCCTTACAGCTTTTGCATCCACATCGTCAGCAAATGCTTCGCTTAAAAGCATGTACGACGGAGGAATGATAAAAGAAGACGAACTGGTAATAGCCGCGGTTCTTAACTCCTTCCCTGCCATTGTCATGCACTGGAGAACCCTGATCCCAATACTTGTGCCCCTGCTCGGCACAACCGGGATTATCTACGTGGGACTGATAACTCTCGTTGGCTTTGTAAAAACCCTGATAGTACTTATCGCCGGTCATTTCCTGCTTAAAGGAGAGAAAGTATATTTCGATGAGTTTGAGAAGAAAGAAGCCCCAGAATTAAAAATAGCCTTTAAGGAAAGCCTGAAAACCTCAAAGAAAACCATAACCAGAATTTTCAAAGTGATGGTGCCCGTAACCATCCTTGTTTTTATCCTGACAGACCTGGGAGTGTTTGATTCCCTCGGCTCGTTTCTTAAACCTATTTCGGAGTACCTTCCCGTGCCTGTGGAAGGGCTCCCGGTAATTGCAGCCCTTTTTGCAAGCCATCTTGCAGCCTACACGCTAGCAGCAAGCCTCATGGAACAGGGAATCCTGAGCGGCATTGAAGTCATAATTGTCCTGCTGGTAGGCAATATTATAACAAGCCTCGGAACCCTGAGAATCTATATCCCGCATTACGTGGGAATCTTCGGTCCCAAGATAGGGATGAAAACTATCCTGATTTCTCAGGTTCTAAGGCTGCTCGTTCTGATTGGGATCACAGGAATAGTTATAATGATTTATTAA